The following are from one region of the Rhea pennata isolate bPtePen1 chromosome 28, bPtePen1.pri, whole genome shotgun sequence genome:
- the CCAR2 gene encoding cell cycle and apoptosis regulator protein 2 isoform X1 codes for MAQFKRQPPPPPPPPRAAPFPGAPQTSLLGPPPGLLNPPVSAELLQTARHLQVGEKQRVFTGIVTSLHDYFGVVDDEVFFQLSVVKGRIPQIGEKVLVKAVYNPSQAVPWNALKVQTLSNQPLLKAPAPLLHVASLGQKQGILGAQPQLLFPPHRIPPLFPQKPVNIFPSPPSIHLGHLGRYPGRGAKGRNDSGRWEDFDSKKRKQKGGEPWGVKKPRHDLPQYRVHFARYAVDSPFCDTMEILRRYCSIQLPRGFYDVRLCWLDAFPLTQPLSLRHPSRIVVTDSEEVPAPEEEAEPDTAPGDADSAFSAKVLLLSSPGLEEFYRTCLLYIDDSSEQREAPEHPTKQIKFLLGKKEEEAVLIGGEWSPLLDGPDPDADPTVLVRTAIRCAKAQAGLDLSNCTKWVRFAEFRYLREGDPSQREVVVVFLPDIWGCMPSLEEWEASCQPKAEKVPSPPPSPGDKAVMSVSKQETEAPKPAAERDAAADTTELASEPVPEPVAPKSEATAASVEPAIVARPRSGGQVGQAACSNISLYTLLEYRRCREKLSFEVAVVAELFQEMLQRDFGYKLYKALLALPEKEESLETKNQEPERAPEPAKEAALEAAGAEEEAEQPPPKTEPGNAEAERPAGSEAATASGEQERAKSECKGDPKDSPDELCVLSLEDSLLLLREEEEEEFGAKLEDAEVRSTASNQSEMEFSSLQDVQPKELDPSTILPLDALLAFVYFDLNFCGYLHRRDLEKILLTLGLHLCKEQVKCLVNRVVTQYACQYRNLQYSRQEGSEPGGADRVPEEELFGNLPLLPPARPLAKVSLPPKADTEQGGLVSHNGTVLNVGKLLEKAEQTESSRLYLESKIHTLEVKLEESQTQVSATESSNRALAAELRELQRRLAEVEEQARTAERQKSHFQRLLQENRKRLAPVQLEIQTIIEKTNNCLEKELASSN; via the exons ATGGCCCAGTTCaagcggcagccgccgccgccgccgccgccgccgcgggccgcgccgtTCCCAG GGGCGCCGCAGACCTCGCTGCTGGGGCCCCCGCCCGGCTTGCTGAACCCTCCGGTCTCGGCGGAGCTCCTGCAGACCGCGCGGCACCTGCAG GTGGGCGAGAAGCAACGGGTCTTCACAGGCATCGTCACTAGCCTTCACGATTACTTCGGGGTGGTGGACGACGAGGTCTTCTTCCAGCTCAG CGTTGTGAAGGGCCGGATACCGCAGATCGGCGAGAAGGTGCTGGTGAAAGCTGTCTACAACCCAAGTCAGGCCGTACCCTGGAACGCGCTGAAAGTCCAGACGCTCTCCAACCAG CCTCTCCTGAAAGCGCCAGCGCCTCTCCTGCACGTGGCATCACTGGGGCAGAAACAGGGCATCCTTGGAGCTCAGCCTCAGCTGCTGTTCCCGCCTCACCGCATCCCGCCACTCTTTCCCCAGAAAC CAGTGAACATCTTCCCATCACCCCCGTCCATTCACCTGGGGCACCTGGGGAGATACCCGGGGCGAGGAGCAAAGGGCCGGAATGACTCAGGCAGATG GGAAGATTTCGACTCGAAGAAGCGGAAACAGAAAGGCGGTGAGCCATGGGGAGTGAAAAAGCCTCGCCACGACCTGCCTCAGTATCGGGTTCACTTTGCCCGCTACGCTGTGGACAG CCCCTTCTGCGACACTATGGAGATTCTGCGGCGCTACTGCAGCATCCAGCTGCCCCGGGGCTTCTACGACGTTCGCCTGTGCTGGCTGGATGCGTTCCCCCTCACCCAGCCCCTGAGCCTGAGGCACCCCAGCCGCATCGTGGTGACTGACTCTGAGGAGGTACCGGCGCCGGAGGAGGAGGCCGAGCCAGACACCGCTCCGGGCGACGCGGATTCCGCTTTCAGCGCCAAG gtgctgctgctgtcctctCCGGGCCTCGAGGAATTTTATCGTACCTGTTTGTTATACATCGATGATTCCAGTGAGCAAAGAGAAGCTCCTGAGCACCCCACAAAGCAAATCAAG TTTCTGctggggaagaaagaggaggaggctgTGCTGATCGGTGGGGAATGGTCCCCGTTGCTGGACGGCCCCGATCCTGATGCTGACCCGACGGTCCTGGTTCGCACGGCCATTCGCTGCGCCAAGGCACAGGCTGGGCTGGACTTGAGCAACTGCACAAAGTG GGTCCGATTTGCTGAGTTCAGGTACCTGCGCGAGGGAGACCCGTCCCAgagggaggtggtggtggttttcTTGCCGGACATCTGGGGCTGCATGCCGTCCCTGGAGGAGTGGGAAGCCTCATGCCAGCCGAAGGCAGAGAAGGTGCCTTCGCCACCTCCGTCACCAGGGGACAAGGCTGTGATG AGTGTTTCTAAGCAGGAGACGGAAGCTCCCAAGCCAGCCGCTGAGCGGGACGCTGCTGCGGACACCACCGAGTTGGCTTCGGAGCCTGTTCCCGAGCCAGTGGCCCCCAAATCTGAAGCCACTGCTGCTTCCGTGGAGCCAGCCATTGTGGCCCGCCCCCGCTCGGGCGGCCAGGTCGGGCAGGCGGCCTGCTCCAACATCTCCCTCTACACCCTGCTGGAGTACAGGCGATGCAGGGAAAAGCTCTCCTTCGAG GTGGCTGTAGTGGCTGAGCTCTTCCAGGAGATGCTGCAGCGGGATTTTGGCTACAAGCTGTACAAGGCGCTGTTGGCCTTGCCGGAGAAGGAAGAGTCGCTGGAGACCAAGAACCAGGAGCCGGAAAGGGCTCCTGAGCCTGCGAAGGAAGCGGCTCTGGAGGCCGCTGGGGCCGAGGAGGAGGCTGAGCAG CCCCCTCCCAAAACTGAGCCTGGGAACGCAGAGGCAGAGAGGCCGGCAGGCAGCGAGGCAGCCACAGCAAgtggagagcaggagagggcTAAAAGCGAGTGCAAAGGAGATCCCAAAGACTCTCCTGATGAACTGTGCGTGTTGAGCCTGGAGGACAGCCTGTTGCTGCTccgggaggaggaagaggaggagttTG GTGCCAAGCTGGAAGATGCTGAAGTGAGGTCCACTGCATCCAACCAGTCAGAGATGGAGTTCTCCTCCCTCCAAGACGTG CAGCCCAAGGAGCTGGATCCGAGCACCATCCTACCACTGGATGCTCTCCTAGCCTTCGTGTACTTTGATTTGAATTTCTGCGGCTATCTACACCGAAGGGACCTGGAGAAGATCCTCCTGACACTGGGGCTACatctctgcaaagagcag GTGAAGTGCCTGGTGAATCGAGTCGTGACTCAGTACGCGTGCCAGTATCGAAACCTTCAATACAGCCGGCAGGAAGGCTCGGAGCCAGGCGGTGCTGACCGCGTCCCGGAGGAGGAGCTCTTTG GAAaccttcctctgctgcctcctgcccgaCCCCTGGCCAAGGTTTCTCTGCCACCCAAGGCAGATACAGAGCAGGGAGGCCTGGTCTCCCACAACGGCACGGTGCTCAATGTGGggaagctgctggagaaggCGGAGCAGACTGAGAGCAGCCGGCTCTACCTGGAGAGCAAAATCCACACGCTGGAGGTCAAGCTGG AGGAGAGCCAGACCCAGGTTTCAGCAACAGAGTCATCCAACAGAGCGCTCGCGGCCGAGCTGCGGGAGCTCCAGAGGCGCCTGGCCGAGGTGGAGGAGCAGGCGAGGACAGCCGAGAGGCAGAAATCGCACTTCCAGCGGCTCTTGCAGGAGAACAGAAAGCGCCTGGCCCCCGTGCAGCTGGAGATTCAGACCATCATCGAGAAG ACTAATAACTGCTTAGAAAAGGAACTGGCCTCCTCTAACTGA